The DNA segment ctgtgggatggtccatataaaagatcccttgctactactggaaaaaaatgtgggttttctctctaatactatgtcagaataaccaaatgtttgacatccaatagccgaggattaataaatcaatgtgctttagtgtaGAAGACGTATATTAGGAACGGGGCAGTAATCCCAGCTTTCACTAGAATAAATCCTATTCCTTTCCGATCCGACATTTTTTACGAGTCTATTTAACATGGAGTGCATGGGCAAGGCTAAAGAGAGTACAGTTTATATGCTTGTGAAGAtaccaacaaataaaatatttaaatagttttatatgAATTTGTGGACACGAGTGGATGTTTACAGTAAAAGCAATGTCACTTGTAGCAAGTGAGATATGACACTGTTACCATGTTGTGATCATTGTTATTGTATTTCAGGTTCAGGATTTGGAGGTGGTCTGTTTGACGATCTGTTTGGAGGCTTTTTCGGCTTTCCGGGTATGGGTGCTATGTCTGGGGGGCGTAACCGTCGGAAACGAGGAGAAGACACAATGCACCCACTGAGGTAGGAAGAGATCTTTACTGTTTGCACAAAACATTAAATTCcaataaatatactttattttgcacactttaatttttaaaaaacccaaagccAACAGATTTCTGTTTTTACAATAATTTGTTTCTGGGTGTATCTTATTAATGGATTATGCAACATTTCATTTCACCAAGGCCTGAATAGATGAATGCTTGTGACCCAGTAGTGAATAGCTGACGAGTAACGGATCATTGTGcgccagtggtgtcgttaaaccgaACCAAACTTTACACTGTTTTGTGTGTTTCGTTTTCTTTCAGAGTTTCGCTAGAAGATCTTTACAATGGCAAAACAGCAAAGCTGCAACTcagtaaaacaataatttgcAAAAAGTGTAATGGGTAAGCATTTCGTAATATAGCTTCATTTGTGGATTTTATGATTGTGGTGAGGATATTTTGCCTTTTTATATCGTAACATGACATCTAACGTTATGTGCATTTACTTTGGTCAGCCCCACCTCAAACCCACTTGgtgcaaacaaaaaagaaacaagttaCTTTCTTGTGAATGAAACCATATCGGTGCTTGTGGTTTGAAAATCAATGGTGAGCAAGAAACTGCTCTCCTGAAATTATGTAGGAGAGCAATTGCTCCCAGTGTACCAATTCACAgtaattttgaataaatatattaacaatatcaGTGCTTGACCAGAGTTCACACATGCTTGAAAAGGCCCTAAATTTGAAGGGTTGCTTTAAAAACCCAATTTTAATGATCTAGCCCTAAAAAGTCCTAGATTTTACAGGCATATTCACAAAAGACCCTAAATTGGCCAAATAATCGAtagacatttttcttcttctggaaACATTGCCAAAATGATACCAACGATTCATTCGTAAAACATCGTCATTGTTTGTAACTTTGGGGAGCGCTTGATTGGTcattctaaaataaaacatgtttctaaaATAGTAATCAAGAGTCTTAATCTCAGTGCAAACTAAATAAAACGGAATATTGTAAAATTACCTGAATTGTATCGGACATTTATGCCTATGTGGATTctacatatttatgttaatgaaaatgtgtaGGACAGTTCTCTGTCGATTTCGACGGCCCACTCGAACACTCCCATTATTTTGTTGAGTTCGAAGGTCGTTGCAAATGGCAAACAGCAAAGTTTTAGTCCCTAAATTTTACTTACATTGACCTTAAAAAACACCTAAATTGCTGTATGAACCATGGTGACAAGGCGAGAAATTTTTCGCCCCTGTGGAAATAGTCAATCCTTAAGGACTGCCGTATAACTTTGATTCAGTGGAAAGAGCTATCCTGTATTGTTGTGAGGGTGAGGCCAGTTAGATTGGATTGGAGGTGGGGGACATGATGAGACTGTGTGACTGAAAGCAGTAATTGTTATAGGCCAAATTTAAGAAGCCTGTTTCATAAATATGGGTGTTAAAGCATTGTAGGTGTATGTAGTTAATGTATGGAAGACAAAAATAAGACTAACTTTGACCCTGACTTTCTCTCCTGTTTAATTAGTACTTggatcatatcacaaaattaattgTGTTAAATTTGAGTTTttcagattgtttttttttgttggacaCTGGATTATTTGTATTGTAAACAATAGAAGACAAATAACTGTTCGTAATAAATTGACAACTGTTTGTAAATatctgatctctctctctctctctctctctctctctctctctctctctctctctctctctctctctctctctctctctctctctctctctctctctctctctctctctctctctctttttctctctctctctctctgtttagcAGTTGGCTTCGAGAAATTATTCTAAGCAAAAGATGATTATTTCATTCTGCAGCAAAAAAACCAAATGTTTACTCATAAaaccattattaaaattattatgttcaTCTCAGAATACAGACATGTAGTTAGTATATCATGGCTCTGTTTGTGTATTTCAGGTTGGGTGGTAAACAAGGTGCAATGTCAAAATGTCGTACGTGCCAGGGTCGTGGCGTGAAGATCACTATGAGACAGCTGGGGCCGGGCATGGTGCAGCAGATGCAATCTATATGTCCCGAGTGTCACGGGGAAGGTAGgcaaacaaaaccttttttctttgagaaaaaaaaaagcaccaaGTAGGCAAGCAATCCTGttatagtcttcagttttacattaaataaCTCCATTGATCAGTTTGAagttgataacaaatattttacatattaatcagTGATACACACACTACAAGAAAAAACCCCGACAGTTAATGTTTTCTTAACTAATGCTTGGGCAGGTAACAGTACTGTTATATTTAAAGTgaaataggaaaatgtagcctGTCCAGGATGCTGCTGATGTGGTATCTATAGTTAGCAAATCATTCGGTCAATAGAgaatactccccgagtgtcttgcaattcataatttatcagcacgagttgataaaagtatgaaattcaATGCTTgctgaggatttttatactttgatCAACAAGTGCTGATGTCACAAGACATGAGGgcggtattctttttatcatccattattattcttttcatttgcgacagttgtaaacaatgttagtaatgtgggttgaatgtcactgtATTTGGTAGCAGTAGACTTGTTAACTAGCAAATTGACGGTGGTATggcgtcactaatgataggtttagtgctgaaacatacacagtgacgtaacaaaagaagcgatatctccttggagaatatcgcaaattataatgcccgcgatatctcctacaaaagcctttaatggatgataaaagtGCTTTATTGGTTGAATTTGAAAATCTGTCTTTGGTAGCcacaagggtgggatgtagtccagtggtaaagcacttgcttgatgcacagtcagtttaggatcgatccacatcggtgggcccattgggctatttctcgttcaagccagtgctccacgactggtatatagcaaaggccatggtatgtacttttctatctgtgggatggtgcatataaaaattccttgctactaatagaaaagtgtagcaggtttcctctctaaagactgtttgacatccaatagcagataattaataaatcagtgtgtgttggtggtgtcgttagacaaaacacacttttaactttGGTAGCCACATTTCAGATTGTGCTTGATTGGCTTCAACTAGTAGATGTGAAAACGTTCACATTTTGTCTCGAGCTTTGGATTGTAGTGCAACCTCATAAACATGGTACAGTAGATGCAGACCTTGTTCTTCGATGAAAATCTCGCAATAGCCTCCTGCTTTTCTCAAATCAAATGCATCTCTGCCCTtgggtccttaactatatgttcgatgccatataaccgtaaataaaatgtgttgagtgcatcatttaataaaacatttccttcctctgcCCTTGgatcgcttgatgtgtggtcggtttgggtgtgatccccgtcattgggcccactgggttatgttttgttccaaccagtacaccacgactggtatataaaaggttgtggtatgtgctatcctgtctgtggtgtggtgcatataaaagatcccttgctgcattaggaaaaatgtagtggattttctGTAATGATTttcgagtcagaattaccaaatgtttgacatccaatagccgatgatcaatgtgctctagtggtgttgttaaacaaaacaaactttaaactctgCCCTTGGAGAAGATTTGTTCTATGCATTTACTGAGCCCGAAGCGTTTGATTTCAGGGGAGTTGATCAATGAAAAAGACCGGTGTAAAGAATGTAGGGGCAAGAAGGTGACGAGCGAGACGAAAATACTCGAGGTCCACGTCGACAAGGGTATGCGGGATGGGCAGAAGATCCCATTCAGAGGAGAGGGGGACCAGCTGGTGAGTAACTACCATGTTGTACTAATTACTGTGTGTTGGCTACAACAACCACTCATTTAATAATGATCTGCTGCATCATTAACAGGCAGTGGTAAATGCTGTTCTAGGTTCAGCGAGTTGTATGATCACCCTTTCAAGACtcatttgctttttttttcttctgtaatCTCTTTATAAAAATGTACGTGATTTGTTCATCAAAACTAATTTATAGAGATACAACTGGTCTAATGTTACTAGTGTTTATTTACTAGTCGGGTATTGGGGTTATTGATTGTATAGAGATACAACTAGTCTAATGTTACTAGTGTTATTTACTAGTCGGGTATTGGGGTTATTGATTGTATAGAGATACAACTAGTCTAATGTTACTAGTGTTTATTTACTAATCGGGTATTGGGGTTATTGATTGTATAGAGATACAACTGGTCTAATGTTACTAGTGTTTATTTACTAGTCGGGTATTGGGGTTATTGATTGTATAGAGATACAACTGGTCTAATGTTACTAGTGTTTATTTACTAGTCGGGTTTTGGGATTATTGATTGTATAGAGATACAACTGGTCTAATGTTACTAGTGTTTATTTACTAGTCGGGTATTGGGGTTATTGATTGTATAGATACAACTGGTCTAATGTTACTAGTGTTTATTTACTAATCGGGTATTGGGGTTATTGATTGTATAGAGATACAACTAGTCTAATGTTACTAGTGTTATTTACTAGTCGGGTATTGGGGTTATTGATTGTATAGAGATACAACTGGTCTAATGTTACTAGTGTTTATTTACTAGTCGGGTATTGGGATTATTGATTGTATAGAGATACAACTAGTCTAATGTTACTAGTGTTTATTTACTAGTCGGGTATTGGGGTTATTGATTGTATAGAGATACAACTGGTCTAATGTTACTAGTGTTTATTTACTAATCGGGTATTGGGGTTATTGATTGTATAGAGATACAACTAGTCTAATGTTACTAGTGTTTATTTACTAGTCGGGTATTGGGATTATTGATTGTATTGATTGTATAGAGATACAACTAGTCTAATGTTACTAGTGTTTATTTACTAGTCGGGTATTGGGATTATTGATTGTATAGAGATACAACTAGTCTAATGTTACTAGTGTTTATTTACTAGTCGGGTATTGGGATTATTTATTGTATAGAGATACAACTAGTCTAATGTTACTAGTGTTTATTTACTAGTCGGGTATTGGGGTTATTGATTGTATAGAGATACAACTAGTCTAATGTTACTAGTGTTATTTACTAATCGGGTATTGGGGTTATTGATTGTATAGAGATACAACTAGTCTAATGTTACTAGTGTTTATTTACTAGTCGGGTATTGGGATTATTGATTGTAGAGAGATACAACTGGTCTAATGTTACTAGTGTTTATTTACTAGTCGGGTATTGGGATTATTGATTGTATAGAGATACAACTAGTCTAATGTTACTAGTGTTTATTTACTAGTCGGGTATTGGGATTATTGATTGTATAGAGATACAACTGGTCTAATGTTACTAGTGTTTATTTACTAGTCGGGTATTGGGATTATTGATTGTATAGAGATACAACTGGTCTAATGTTACTAGTGTTTATTTACTAGTCGGGTATTGGGGTTATTGATTGTATAGAGATACAACTGGTCTAATGTTACTAGTGTTTATTTACTAGTCGGGTATTGGGGTTATTGATTGTATAGAGATACAACTAGTCTAATGTTACTAGTGTTTATTTACTAGTCGGGTATTGGGATTATTTATTGTATAGAGATACAACTAGTCTAATGTTACTAGTGTTTATTTACTAGTCGGGTATTGGGGTTATTGATTGTATAGAGATACAACTAGTCTAATGTTACTAGTGTTTATTTACTAATCGGGTATTGGGGTTATTGATTGTATAGAGATACAACTAGTCTAATGTTACTAGTGTTTATTTACTAATCGGGTATTGGGGTTATTGATTGTATAGAGATACAACTAGTCTAATGTTACTAGTGTTTATTTACTAGTCGGGTATTGGGGTTATTGATTGTATAGAGATACAACTGGTCTAATGTTACTAGTGTTTATTTACTAATCGGGTATTGGGGTTATTGATTGTATAGAGATACAACTAGTCTAATGTTACTTTATGTTGCAGCCCGATATGGAGCCAGGTGATGTGATAATTGTTCTACAACAAAGGGAACATGACTTTTATTCGCGTGAGGGCAATGACTTGTTCTGTACCTACACTATAGGTCTCACTGAAGCCCTCTGTGGATTCCACTTCACATTAAAACATCTTGACGGTCGGGATCTTCTTATCAAAAACCCACCAGGGGGCGTTATAAATCCAGGTATGTATGACTCTGTACTGCTACCCACAGCTAGTAACTTTCTCTTGAATAGGATCGGGTAACACCAAATGGTTTGCCCTTTTTTGCctgtctgttgttgtttttttctggggttttttaataaatcctGGTTTAGGATCTTCATTCTTGTTTCCCTGACCTTCTGACTACAGCAGGCAATATATGTACTAGCCGACACACTGCATGTCATATGCAATGCATTAACTAATTTGTATTTCCTGTCGTTTTGGTCATGTGACTGACAGGAAATAGTTTTGGTCATGTGACTGACAGGAAATAGTTTTGGTCATGTGACTGACAGGAAATAGTTTTGATCAAAACTTAAAGTGACTGCTTtaccttctttctttcttttcttttgtttttttgtgacaAATACCTGTGAATTTTTTGTCGAAaaggttgtttttgtgtgtattgttgCTTCACAACAATGGCAGAACCTCGTGATCATTTTGTGGAATTGATAACAGATTGTGGCaacttatttaataatatatttggctGCTTTACAGCAATGAAAATCGACGTCCATATCAAAGGacatctggccacaaatgcGTATTTATAAGTAAACATGACTATAAATTGTTTTGCGTAacttttaaacaacattaactacTCAGAAAGTTTTTATTAAaacgacaaaaacaaaaaacaaaccgtGAACATACTACTTACCCTTTTACAtatcaacattattttatttatttataaataaaacatttacattgaaaatatgtgagtaaatGCTAAAATCCTGTACTCCCTGAACATAGTTTTTGTCAATGAGGTTGAGGGGTTCTTATGGTATTTAAAACATTCTTATTACTATATGATAATGTTATCTTTAATACTTTACCTATCATTTCTGTTGATTTGCAGACTCTTGTGCTTTTGAGCCAACTGGAGATGAGAATATATTATACGTGGCTGTGGGATGCATGggcttttttattattgtttttgtgacAATTATGTAATTTAGATTGTCTGTGATGTCAAGTAGAAGTCATTGTTAAATTGGTGCTGTGTTATGTTTACCATTGCTGGGAAAAGAACGACAAAATCGCTACGAGATGTGAGGCAGTGTACTCTGAGATGGGAGATGTGTAATTATTGTGACATCAGCTGCAAGTGCAACTTATtcaaattttctaaattgttGCTTAAAATGTTGCTTTTTCATTTCTGTCTGTTGGCGAATTTCGCTCCCAAGACACCGgcagatataaatatatgtgtagCATTCACCATACTAGACACttaatagctgttgattaaacATTGTGGTGATCCTCTAATATCATTTCTTCCAAGTTTCGTATTATGTCGAATGTCAGTGCATGCAGTTTTTAGTAGCTCAAAGAATAGCGGTATTATGCATAATCAGCTCCTCCTTGTTCCTATAGCAACATTACGGTTTGCGTTTCCTGTAGCAACATTATTCTTTGTGGTCTAAGTTGACAAGCCAAAATAAcctgttttttgtcttttttcttttttccaggCATGATTCGTGCAGTAAGGAATGAAGGAATGCCCATCTATAGAAATCCGTTTGAGAAGGGAAATCTGTATATCAAATTTGAAATCACGTTTCCAAAACAGAACTTTATACCAGAAGACAAGCTAAAGGTTAGGATTGTACAAGTtacaaatgtgggtttttttacagtttGGTCCAGTTACACACACCTTTTAGGTGGGCATTAATAAAACCGCATATCATTTTAATTGCATTTGTTTCACATTAATTGTTGTACAATTACTGCAGAACCTAAGAATTTAACAAAATCTCGAGTAAAAAATCATCTTCtctaactagagcacattgatttattaatcatcggttattggatgtcaaatatatggtcattttgacatatagtcttagagaggaaaccagatacattttttcattaatagcaagggatctgttatatgcaccatcccacaggatagcatataccacagtctttgatattccCATTTGATAGTGCAcatgctggaacgagaaatagcccgatgtgCACACCGACCGGgtttgatcccaaaccgaccgtgcatcatgcgaatgctttaccactgaggcACGCCCCACAAAAGAGTGTTTACagattggaaagaaagaaatgttttatttaacgatgcactcgacacattttatttatggttatatggcatcggacaaatggttaaggactacacagatgttgagagagaaaacctgttgccacttcatgggctactcttttcgattagcagcaagggatcttttatatgcacaatcccacagtcagggtagtacatacgagggcctttgatataccagtcgtggtgcactggctagaacgagaaatagaccaataggcccaccaacggggatcgagcgagcactttaccaatgggctatgtcccgcccctttacaGATTGGAATGATACGGATTTAagttttttattatcatttccTGGCTCTTGAAGCATTGCTATTACCGAGTCgcttgtatatattttgtgggtttttttatttccagGCACTTGAGGCGTTGTTGCCGGCGAGGACGGAGGTTGACATGCTTGAGGGTGACAACGTGGAGGAGGTGAACCTGGTTGACTTCGAGGACACGCGCAGCAGCGGCCGGGCTCGCGGCGAGGCCTACGACGAGGATGATGACGAGGACCACCACGGACCACGCGTGCAGTGCGCTCATCAATAACGCCGCCCGTCGACACGCCGTCGTCACGAAAACACATACACAGCTAGCTAGCATCACCGGTAACACTGGGCTCACCCTTGGTGTGCCGACTAAAATGGGAGTCAACCTCGTTGGGCCGACTACACTGGGGGCGGTCACTCTCGGTGGGCAGAGTCGGCCCGTGGCGCAGGTGTTGTTGATGTTGACAACGGTGTGTGTGACGTAGTCGTCATCTTCCACCTATGCGTAAATCTCTCCGCGTCTTAATTAGTTCTTTGTGCGGGACGTCAAATCTATGTTCAGTGAAGCGACTGGGTTTTTTtgagatttatttatttcttgtagaactgtatatttttttttgtgaatGTGGATGCGAATTACAGAAGACGTGAAATTGATGGTTGTTGCTTTGTGAGCACTGTTTTAGACTCTTTCATTGTGTAATCCAGTATCATGGAAAAACTATAAATGTGCCCgaacaaaattagtttttccaGTTTGTAAAAtgtgatagtttgttttgtcttctCAACTCAGTATTTGTCACCAGCCTTCCCACAAACTCAGTAACCTGAATATGGCCATGTGGTTGTTTTAATCATTAATATTTGGTACTCTAAATGGTCAGTAACAGTTTCTTTCTAACCTGTCCTATGTGTTAAATTTattcacaatttgttttaaaaagaaactgGTCTGGCCAATTGAAGCAAATGTAACAAAAGTAAACCAATATCATTTGGGTGTGGGAACgtaaagttttgttttcagtttaaaGGACTCATTGGGCTTGCGTATTAAAATGTCTAAAGTTGAGggaaatatgtgtgtgtaaataatGTCATGTTATGGTTGATCGTCATTTGTACATTTCCATCTTGCTCTGGAAATACACTCCTGTTTCTCACAGTTTgctgaaattgttttaaataagaaTCGTGTTTTTTAGTCTTGGATACAACATTCATACGTCATTCGGTCTGTCGGTAAATTGTAAATCTTCACAAATTTGGTGACTTAATGCAGGGTTAGTTCTGCCACTCACCAAATTTGCCAGTTGCGAATTTCaggaacaattggcgaattttatgtTGAAAAATAATGGTGGACTTTGCATATTTAAAGATGATTTGAT comes from the Gigantopelta aegis isolate Gae_Host chromosome 14, Gae_host_genome, whole genome shotgun sequence genome and includes:
- the LOC121387987 gene encoding dnaJ homolog subfamily A member 2-like, translating into MADTKLYDILGVGKNASDSEIKKAYYRLAKEYHPDKNPEAGEKFKEISFAYEVLSSSEKRETYDRYGLQGLKEGAGGGSGFGGGLFDDLFGGFFGFPGMGAMSGGRNRRKRGEDTMHPLRVSLEDLYNGKTAKLQLSKTIICKKCNGLGGKQGAMSKCRTCQGRGVKITMRQLGPGMVQQMQSICPECHGEGELINEKDRCKECRGKKVTSETKILEVHVDKGMRDGQKIPFRGEGDQLPDMEPGDVIIVLQQREHDFYSREGNDLFCTYTIGLTEALCGFHFTLKHLDGRDLLIKNPPGGVINPGMIRAVRNEGMPIYRNPFEKGNLYIKFEITFPKQNFIPEDKLKALEALLPARTEVDMLEGDNVEEVNLVDFEDTRSSGRARGEAYDEDDDEDHHGPRVQCAHQ